gcacaacagcatgtgaaatttattgtcaatcagtgttgcttcctaagtggacagtttgatttcacagaagtgtgattgacttgaagttacattgtgttgtttaagtgttccctttatttttttgagcagtgtatatgaatcatttaaaaaaatgtatgcacaAAAATACAGATTCATCAAAAATACAGTGGTTTAATTCATTCTGAAAATTGCCACATTGTTATTTAACCCACGGTGATGTTGGAAGATTAGTGTACATATAATTATAATAGGGAGAATAATTTACAATAGTAGTCTATACCCTCTATTGCCtgcactaaccatggaactgtgggATGACACAGTCAAGTGTTGTGCCCATGGGTCAGGATGAAACTGTAACGGCTTGGTCTGCGCTCTGCTCCATAAATACTATGTATTATTTTAATGTTATAAactgttactaatgatcctcagcaacaaccacatGGCCGTGACAGCATTTACAGAGGAAATTAAGCAAGTTAGGctataccaactgaagggaactaacagtaaaTTGGCAGTTAAATGTGTTATTAGGCCTACTGACAGTCGATACtgatagtggctaatatttaacacAATAGAAATAGGAAACAGAGAAAGCTGGGGTAGCATATAATTAAGACATTCGAGAGTGCCCATTGCTGTAAGTTAAAAGGCCATACAATTTAAATTCTGCGTAATGCCACAGCATTTCATAAAGTTCACTGTGGGAAAgttgatatgcttcagtttgctgccataTTACTGGTTTCACATCTGTCTCCACCGATTACAAGATAAAATAGATCTAAAACACATAATTTATATTTACAATTCCTTTATCCAAACAGATGACTCATTAACCTAACTCTTATCGTTATAAATTACAGTATATGGAGAATGCTGTCATTTCTATCGGAAAAATAAAGTTGATGCTTTTTCCACTGGAAACCGGCAGATTTGCTCAACATGGTTTCCTCTTGCttaaaggtggtggaattatgagggaattaagtcaaggtcagaatacggcGTATCTATTGACACCTCCGCCACACCTTCATTTATTTGATCTCCACCAAGAACGAATAGCAAGTGAATAGCGTGCTATTCTCGTGCTTAAATTCAAGGTAGGAATACGCATAGAAAAGTGCATAAAAATTTAATAACATTCCATTTACGCGCCCATAACTCAGGTAGGAATCAGGGCctttgagacttacccagaaagactcacaggtgTAACCGCTGCCAGaggggattctaacatgtattgattcaggggtgtgaatacgtatgtaaatgagatatttctgtacttaattttcaattaatttgcaaatatttcgaaaaacatgttttcactttgccattatagGTTAGTGTATAGATGgataagaaaaaaataaaaatatttaatcaattttgaattcagacaaaatgtggaataagtgattagtttctgaaggcactgtatataccaaCTTTGCACACAGGCTTGGGGCAATATTAATCGAATACTTTTTTCTATTACGTCCCCATGAACTTGCAAAATATTGCCAAGTTGAACAATACTCTTCTATTACCTATTTCAGAAAGCTTGTAGTCCAGGGAAAAAACATATTTGCATCAGTCTGCTCATTGTCTTTAATCATATTCCATATTTTGAAGCAGTTTCTGGCAAGACTAACTCTGCAAAATAATCTAAATAATCATTGCACAAATGACACTTCATGTGTACAGTACATCTGTGAGAGATTTTAAGAGTGCTGGGATCATTCATGGGCACAAATATTAATAGAATAAACtaaaataataaaacaatacAAATAATAAGCCTAACCATAATAATAATCATTACCATAATCATCATCCCACTTGAGACCACTGGTATTATCAGGGGAACTGAAAAGTTGTGCCAGAGACATTTTATTGAGCCCTATGCCACCCCCAGAACCGGAAGCAGTTCCTGTCTTCTATCATACAGAGCGGCGCCTGACAGGACTCAGTGCCAGTTGGTCTTGCACAGACAACAGTTCTTCCTGCCCACGGTTTCTCTTTGAGAGATGTCAATAGTGGTTTGATCATTAGTGCGCACAGGATAGCAAAATAGTTTTACTTCCTGTTGTTCCTCAAGCCAAAATGGCATTTAATGAAACTCTGGGCCTGTTTTTGAGACTTGAACTCAATTTTTTTCCCTCCATATTCCATCCAAGGATGGGTAGGGTATGGGTTGTACTTTATATGCCTCTTGAAAACTTCTGCTACGAGATCCTTTTTATTCATGTGCCAAACTCTGAAGCAGTTTCTGTCTGGTATCATACAGAGTGCTACCTGACAGGACTCACACTGCCAGTTGGTCTGGCTTTCCTTGCACAGACAACATTTCTTCCTGCCGCCAGATTTTCTTTGAGAGGAGTCAACAGTGGTAGGATCAATTATGGGTACAGGGTAGCATGGTCGCTTCACTTCCACCAATTCCTTCTCTTCTTCTGGttgttcttcttcctcctcctcctcctctgaagaCTCTTCTTCAGCCTCCTCCTGCTTACCAATGTCAGCAAGCTGCAGGCACAGCTGCTCCCTGAACTGCTTGTGGGTCATGGGCTTTTTCTTCTTCATCTGGGCCATGTCCTTCTGCAGGAGGAAGCTGTTCACCACAGCAATGTCTATAAAGTGGAAGAAGAAGGTCTTGTACCACTTCATGGTTTTGTGGGCCACACTGTAGCATTTGATAAGGGAATCAGACAGGTCCACACCCCCCATATACTTGTTGTACGGCTTGATTGCCTCTGGGACGGGTATGCACTGTGTTGTCCAGGATCCATTTTTGCTCTGTTTCCTGATTTTGACCTGCTCCCCTGCGAATGCCTTATGAATGGTGGTACACATGGTGACTGGTTGTGCGCCCATCCACTTGGTGAAGAGCAGCTCCCCATCACGGAGCCAGCGGATGGTTCCCTTCTCTGCTCGAGCAGGCATGCTGTTCTCTCGGATGCCCACACGGATTTCACGTATGGTTCCGCATGCTCCCAATTTCTTTTTGTACAGGTCACGGAAGAAAGTTGTGCTGGTGAAGAAGTTATCAACATAAATGTGGTATCCTGTGCCCAAGTAAGGCACCTTCAACAGGTTCATGGCAACATCATAGCTCTCCCCTTTGCCTGAAGCAGATGGGTTTTTGGTCATAAAGACATTGAAGTCGCAGGTGTAGCCATTTCTTGAATCTGCTAAAACATACAGCTTGAATCCATACCTGTAGGACTTGGATTTAATGTATTGTTTGAGGCTGTGGCGGGCCTTGGAGTGCACCATGCGCTCATCAATGGAAAGGTTCTGGAATGGGTGGTAAAAGGCTCTGCATGCATCCAAAATCTGGTCTTTTAGAGGTTTGATTCTCATGAGCCGATCATAGTCCGCAGTCCCCTTCTTCTTGTCGTTTTCCTCATCCTCTGCTGGGTCACTCATGTGCAGTGAATAGGTGATTGCCCGAAATCTTGTCATAGTCATGACTGTACAACAAAAAGGAAGGCAATATATTCTGTTTCGATTCCAGTAGTCTGATACAGTGTGTACATTCAGCAGACCCATATAGATTACAATGCTGAGGTATTTGTACATTTCCTCCACAGATACAGGTTTCCATGGTTCTTTGATTCCATGTTCTTGTCTTCTCTTGGCATTCTTGTTGGTGTTTGAGCAGAGAGTATCAACAACGTCATTACTGAAGAAGAGCTGGAAGAGCTCTAGAACAGTGTAGTTCTTTGAAGTGTCTAGCTGGGGTCCAGGAATCCTAGCTGGTTCGAAAGGTAACCATTTATGCTCTTGGTCTGGTTCATCCTCAGTCCTCCACTTcctctctgacccactgaaaagAGGTGTGGCTGCATGAGCTCTGTTTTTGGATTTGGCAGGGCTGGGTGTCcaggggggagaggatggaggccTGGCCTTCCTTTGCGGTGCTGCTTTGGGGCTAGAGGTGAGTTTTGTTCTTTTTGAAGCCCTGCTCTCGATTACttctgtatcagggggaaggtctTCTCCATCTTCCTCACTTGACTCTGAAGCTTCTATCTTAGGGCGAGAGGAGATGCCCCTTACCCTGAGCCGTGTGATAATTGGAGGAGAGTCATCTCCCCCTCTAGTCTCTGTAACTTCTGTTCCATCTGGAGGGTATTCATCCTCCACTATAGTCTCTGTAACTTCTGTCCCATCTGGAGGGTATTCATCCTCCACTATAGTCTCTGTAACTTCTGTCCCATCTGGAGGGTATTCATCCTCCACTATAGTCTCTGTAACTTCTGGCCCATCTGGAGGGTATTCATCCTCCACTATAGTCTCTGTAACTTCTGGCCCATCTGGAGGGTATTCACCCTCCACTATAGTTTCTGTAACTTCTGTTCCATTGGGAGGGGATTCTTCCCCCTCCATAGCCTCTGAAGGTTCCGTCAGATAAGGAAGGTCTTCATTCTCATCTCTgaaaaacaattaataaaataatAGAATATGTTTTAGGTGGTGCCATACATATAAACAGCATCATTGTGACAATCTGGTTTCTATCAACTTACTTAGAGAAAGGTTGGGTTTGTTGATAAAATTCCATATTTATGCAAATAATACTGAATGGAGAGCTTGACAGTCCATAAGGCCAATATGATAGATTTTCTAACCCGTTTAATATTGTTTgttttcaaatacattttataCAGTTTAACTAAGCCCATGAGACATTAGTGTTATTTTTCAAGAATCAATAGgtatacagtaccggtcaaaagttttagaacacctactcaagggtttttctttattgtttacattgtagaataatagtaaatacttcaaaactatgaaataacacatatggaatcatgcagtaatcaaacaaaaaaagtgttaaacaaatattttagattcttcaaagtagccaccctttgtcttgatgacagctttgcactctcttgacattctctcaaccagcttcacctggaatgcttttccaaaggtcttggagttcccacatatgctgagcacttgttggctgcttatccttcactctgcggtccaactaatcccaaaccatctcaatttggttgaagtctggggattgtggaggccaggtcatctgatgcagcactccatcaatctcctTCTTGGGAAAAATAGCCcctacatagcctggaggtgtgttgggtcattgtcctgttgaaaaacaaaccagatgggatggcgtattactgcagaatactgtggtagccgtgctgggttaagtgtgccttgaattctaaataaatcacagacagtgtcaccagtaaagcacccccacaccataacacctcctctatgctttatggtgggaaatacacatgcagagatcatccgttcacccacaccgcatctcacaaagacacggcggttggaaccaaaaatgtccaATTTGGACTCTAGACCAAAGggcaaatttccaccggtctaatgtccattgctctggtttcttggcccaagcaagtctcttcttattattggtgtcctttggtagtggtttctttgcagaaattcgaccacgaacgcctgattcatgcagtctcctctgaacagttgatgttgagatgtgtctgttacttgaactctgaagcatttatttgggctgcaatctgaggtaaagttaattgccgatttctgaggctggtaactctaatgaacttatactAATGAACTtatactctgcagcagaggtaactctgcatcttcctttcctgtggcggtcctcatgagagccagtttcatcatatcgcttgatggtttttgagactgcactttaagaaactttcaaagttcttgaaatgttccatattgactgaccttcatgtcttaaagtaatgatggactgtcatttctctttgcttatttatgctgttctttccataatatggacttggtcttttaccaaatagggcaatattctgtataccacccctaccttgtcacaacacaactgatcggctcaaacacattaaggaaagaaattccacaaatgtacttttaacaaggcacacctgttaattgaaatgtattcctggtgactacctcatgaagttggttgagagaatgccaagagtgtgcaaagctgtcatcaagataaAGGGTGGCTTGTTGAagtatctaaaatatattttgatttgttttaacactttttggttactacatgattccatgtgttatttcatagttttgacatcttcactattattccacaatgtagaaaaaataaagaacaacccttgaattagttggtgttctaaaacttttgactggtagtgtatataattaACAAACTATAAATATCACACTGGGTGTGGTAATTTCAATAAATAAAAATGCAAATGACTCAATATCAAAATGTGTAAAATGGGTGTTAGAACGTTAAAGATATTTAAGCAAACAATACTGAGTGGACGCTTAAATTAAAATGCTATCCACTCTGAATAATGTAATAGTTCAACTCACAGGTCCAAAAGTCGATCCAACTCCTCTTCAAAGATGGAATCTAGAAATGAATCGTTGCTGCCACATGCCTGAAATTCTCCATCAGAATTCATTTTTCCTGCTTCCTTTCCATTGGCATCTTGAACAACGCTGCTGTTCTCAGATTGCATTGCCTTCTTCCTGGAAGGTATTTCAGACAAAAACAATGGAAATTAATTCACACAATTTAAGTGGGAGCCCAAGACTGGAGCACAGAGAAAACAATTGATCATATGATGCATGTTCTCAACTCATTAACTGTGTGTGCCATATTTCTAAATGCCAGTAGATTGATCAACATCAAATGTGGAGAAGGGGAGCAAAGACTGGAGTCATACCAGATTTGTAGCTTGCAGCAATAGGAGTCAAGGTGCAGACAAAAATCACAAGAAAGTCAAGAAATATAGGTGTGACTCTCTCACAGGACCACCCTATGAAGGTTAAATGTAATGTATTTAATCAGCAAGGTATATTAAAAAAGGTATATTAAAATAGATTCATCTGCATTTAATAGTGAGGCTATGACTCACTATCTTTCTTGCTGTTTTGTGCAATCGTTGATATAAATGAGCTTTTTCTCTGTTTGTGATAAATGACTTTCATAGATAGTAATGCAGAACCATTAATTTGCATTAGAACACATTTTTGCATTTTATGTGACGTAATGGTTTTACATGGTCATTTTTTGGAATACGTGTTCTTTGGGAGAAGTATTTTTAACATGATTGCAATTTATATTAAAGTACTTCAGGCATACTACCTCTTATCGCATTCAGAGAGGGAGCGTTAGTCCTGCACCTCCTCCAGCTCCATCTTTGCGGTTTGTCCACTGGTTCTGCCTGAAGCCAAAACACATGATCGCAGCCATTCTACCAAACCCATATGGTTCCACAGCAGCACTTGGGCCTTTCAGTTATATATGCTTAATATTTACGTGTCTAACAGGTTACATAACCCAAACACCATCCCAAATCCTTACTAGATATGCacctctgttacctctctcttCCGCCGTTGTTCAACACAGAGTTCGCATAACAACGCAACCAAAAACAACATATAGCACATATACGTCAGCTAACAATTCTACTTCTTCTTTTTTGGTATTTTGACTGTCAGCAAACAGATGTAATATGtacatgccgccacctactgtattgCCTATGTATCAGCCTACTATTCGGAGGTATGAATTCATAGAGGACCGCAGTATGAGTCACAACACCcgtaaaacctagcggtcaaacaaggaaatTGTTCCAATGAGGACTATGTTTTGTGTagacttaccctggcgtgacgttttgataaccaacTGAATCTCTCTAGGCCCTAGagtctaggacaaggtgacttttatcagtaTATTCGCCTGAATTTACCCCGACAAAAATGAAACGCTAAGTtaggctatcataaagaactacaaatgccatgatgatctggacgagactgaTGAATCGAgacaaaggtaagaatctctggattaactatttAATGTTAGCTACATTTTGTAATGAATAAATTAgctacatttctttaaattgGCAATTATGTGAACTgccttgtgcaagttttaaattgacacaatatcTGTTAGGAAGGTGTCAGCTAGGGATGGCGGGCAGGAGCTCGCAGGGATTTGTAGTATTGCATTATGTCTACTTTGATACTAATTAGCACTTTCGATTTGGAGAGTAAGTAGTGCCGAATATAtgtataaaagtcaccttgtccgagagagatttacatggttattaacgtcatgccagggtaagctattaaaaaaaacacagcccttatttgaagtgtttctaaaattcccTATGAAAACAacgaatggtggaaaaacgattggaaccattttttaaaatatttttttatatctatatatttttattaacaacaaacaCAAGCatagggaacacaagcatacatagattacaaacaatagacaatcgagctagggggtacaatatcacattacaattacacaaggaccttaagggacatgcatatacttacaattctaacagcttttttgttagtagagcatttaaccgtcttaaaatacagttcaatttctttttgtagggtacgaaaatgtggttttctgtttgtaaatttacatttgtgtatatgaaatttggccaaaagaataatgaaattaattacataaaaatgattccgcttatttctattgtatgtaaagaatccaaacagtacatctatccacaatagtgtaaattcttcataaatgtgttcaattataaacctactgatgtcttgccacagttttcttacatgcatacaatgccaaaaaagatgcacaactgtttctgggtggtcattacaaaaggaacaatttgagttgatgttttccttaaacttcttcatatagtggttggcaggataatatttatgaataattttaaaggaaacttccttaattttgttaacaagtaggtatgtttgtggcaacatccaaacttttttccaacagatattatcaacaaatccattccaataaggcatgacataaggtatagatacaacatcctgctgaaacaaggatcgtatcgctctgttgttgaatggaccaaaagagaaacaaatctttcctactgatgagtcaacagggtcaacagaaggtaggctctgatggtcaggtcttgacatgttcctgaataacatagcaacacctgagggaatggcatctaaaacaattgcaaaatctttaggtgttacagggaccttgtaaagtgataagaattctttataactgagtaaaagaccctctgcatttaccagttggctcaccaataggatattatttctgaaccaatattctaaaaacagagaggtatttttatacaatatatcccgattattccatatataatatctgtgtggagaaaaattgtgtttataaattaaggaccatgacaagaaaacctgccgatgaaaagcagaaagtttcactggaactttgtcaatattataattgcaaaacaacatgaagttaaggccaccaaaagtagagaagacatgatgaggaattgatccaattgatcttgaaagtattatttaaagtagtaaaatccagaaaattcagtccaccattctcataagtgttcattacaacagttttcctaatgtaatgggtacggtttctccaaagaaagttgaaaagcatgcttattttacggtcaagatataaagatagagctccatatgttagtctagagataccttcagccttggttattaggactctaccttttaaagataagtccctctgtagccattgatttagtttcTTCTGGGGTTTTTTAACAAGAGGGTTAAAatttagtaagcctctagacttctgatcctttgtaatggttatgcctaaatatgtacgttcttcttttactggaataccataatatgaaggtgtcacacaatctttgacagccatgagttcacatttcttaatgttaagatatagaccagacgctttggaaaaggattgtatcacattgatcgatatgggaatttggttagcgtctttcagaaaaagtgtagtatcAGCTATGTaaataccttgtacaggactattatttaaagaatttgcaagaagttgggtgattaataaaaacaggtacggagagataggacaaccttgcctaattcctctctttaactcaaatctaggtgaggtgccatatttcaatttgatagagctgttaccatttgcatagagagtcttaatagccttacagaaaaaatccccaaagccaagtctctcgagggagtggaagagaaactgatgctctactgtgtcaaatgctttataaaaatctaaaaataatatgaagctatcctcagttattaggtctgagtagtcaagtacgtctaatactagtctgacattgttagaaatatgtctgttcctcatgaagccagactgtgtttcatcaatgattgcatccagAACTTCTTTAATTCTTTTTGCAAGTAGTGAGGCTAAtatcttatagtcattattaagaagacaaattggacGCCAGTTATCGATGAGCAGTACTTCTTTTTTAGGCTTATAtatcagtgttattaacccctgactcattgtaggagggagaacattgttttAATTCCCTCTAAAAAAGACTTCAACTAGGAAGGgagctacttgttcagaaaataatttgtaaaattctgatgtaattccatcaacacctggtgatttattgttctttagatgtttgatagactctattttctcttcaactttgatgggttcatcgcactgtttagattctatatcactgtagagtgaacattattcagtgagtTAAAAAACATCTGTGGATTCCTCACAGTACGTAGAGCTATATcattttctgtaaaaaaaaaattgctacagtatttagtgattcatttttggtcatctgtaataacaccatcaatgtttaaTTTATGGATAGTGTTATTTTTAGAATGACATTTCTCAAGTCTAAAGAAATAGGATgaattctgttctccctcctcaatcAATTTTTTCATAGATCTAATAAAGGCTCCTTCTGCTcttaatttatatatattatccagtttattttgtaactcaattAGTTCCATCTTTTCCTCCCCCGAGAGGTTGGCTGAGGACCTCTGAGAAAGAGAAGTTATCTTAAtgatcaccttttcctcctcagctcttctggtcttagcaagattactaccatattttctaaggtatttggacacctcaaatttaaagagctcccagttcttgcaataagatttttcttcacaagccctttcccaaaagtgtgagagcagatctttaacctcaaatgtaactatatcattatttaataatgagctatttag
The sequence above is a segment of the Oncorhynchus nerka isolate Pitt River linkage group LG20, Oner_Uvic_2.0, whole genome shotgun sequence genome. Coding sequences within it:
- the LOC115103227 gene encoding piggyBac transposable element-derived protein 4-like isoform X1 translates to MQSENSSVVQDANGKEAGKMNSDGEFQACGSNDSFLDSIFEEELDRLLDLDENEDLPYLTEPSEAMEGEESPPNGTEVTETIVEGEYPPDGPEVTETIVEDEYPPDGPEVTETIVEDEYPPDGTEVTETIVEDEYPPDGTEVTETIVEDEYPPDGTEVTETRGGDDSPPIITRLRVRGISSRPKIEASESSEEDGEDLPPDTEVIESRASKRTKLTSSPKAAPQRKARPPSSPPWTPSPAKSKNRAHAATPLFSGSERKWRTEDEPDQEHKWLPFEPARIPGPQLDTSKNYTVLELFQLFFSNDVVDTLCSNTNKNAKRRQEHGIKEPWKPVSVEEMYKYLSIVIYMGLLNVHTVSDYWNRNRIYCLPFCCTVMTMTRFRAITYSLHMSDPAEDEENDKKKGTADYDRLMRIKPLKDQILDACRAFYHPFQNLSIDERMVHSKARHSLKQYIKSKSYRYGFKLYVLADSRNGYTCDFNVFMTKNPSASGKGESYDVAMNLLKVPYLGTGYHIYVDNFFTSTTFFRDLYKKKLGACGTIREIRVGIRENSMPARAEKGTIRWLRDGELLFTKWMGAQPVTMCTTIHKAFAGEQVKIRKQSKNGSWTTQCIPVPEAIKPYNKYMGGVDLSDSLIKCYSVAHKTMKWYKTFFFHFIDIAVVNSFLLQKDMAQMKKKKPMTHKQFREQLCLQLADIGKQEEAEEESSEEEEEEEEQPEEEKELVEVKRPCYPVPIIDPTTVDSSQRKSGGRKKCCLCKESQTNWQCESCQVALCMIPDRNCFRVWHMNKKDLVAEVFKRHIKYNPYPTHPWMEYGGKKIEFKSQKQAQSFIKCHFGLRNNRK
- the LOC115103227 gene encoding piggyBac transposable element-derived protein 4-like isoform X2 translates to MEGEESPPNGTEVTETIVEGEYPPDGPEVTETIVEDEYPPDGPEVTETIVEDEYPPDGTEVTETIVEDEYPPDGTEVTETIVEDEYPPDGTEVTETRGGDDSPPIITRLRVRGISSRPKIEASESSEEDGEDLPPDTEVIESRASKRTKLTSSPKAAPQRKARPPSSPPWTPSPAKSKNRAHAATPLFSGSERKWRTEDEPDQEHKWLPFEPARIPGPQLDTSKNYTVLELFQLFFSNDVVDTLCSNTNKNAKRRQEHGIKEPWKPVSVEEMYKYLSIVIYMGLLNVHTVSDYWNRNRIYCLPFCCTVMTMTRFRAITYSLHMSDPAEDEENDKKKGTADYDRLMRIKPLKDQILDACRAFYHPFQNLSIDERMVHSKARHSLKQYIKSKSYRYGFKLYVLADSRNGYTCDFNVFMTKNPSASGKGESYDVAMNLLKVPYLGTGYHIYVDNFFTSTTFFRDLYKKKLGACGTIREIRVGIRENSMPARAEKGTIRWLRDGELLFTKWMGAQPVTMCTTIHKAFAGEQVKIRKQSKNGSWTTQCIPVPEAIKPYNKYMGGVDLSDSLIKCYSVAHKTMKWYKTFFFHFIDIAVVNSFLLQKDMAQMKKKKPMTHKQFREQLCLQLADIGKQEEAEEESSEEEEEEEEQPEEEKELVEVKRPCYPVPIIDPTTVDSSQRKSGGRKKCCLCKESQTNWQCESCQVALCMIPDRNCFRVWHMNKKDLVAEVFKRHIKYNPYPTHPWMEYGGKKIEFKSQKQAQSFIKCHFGLRNNRK